A stretch of Geobacter sp. DNA encodes these proteins:
- a CDS encoding cytochrome C, with the protein MRNGIVVLGFVVLAAPRAVLGVEPALDIKMNPHGTKGSCQICHVESEESLNSWFTLGSSKRKLKVDFDTVCEQCHGVDFGHGVGEKPTLNRENLPLDADKEIACAITCHDMHIQSDDPQQHHYHLRYPMTRLCLSCHNK; encoded by the coding sequence ATGCGAAATGGCATTGTTGTGCTGGGATTTGTGGTGCTTGCTGCGCCCCGTGCCGTCCTTGGTGTGGAACCGGCACTTGATATCAAAATGAATCCCCATGGCACGAAAGGAAGTTGCCAGATATGCCATGTGGAATCGGAAGAAAGCCTCAATAGTTGGTTTACTCTTGGTTCAAGCAAGCGAAAACTCAAAGTGGATTTCGATACGGTTTGCGAGCAGTGCCACGGGGTCGATTTTGGTCATGGGGTAGGGGAAAAACCGACGTTGAATCGCGAAAACTTGCCGCTCGATGCTGACAAAGAGATCGCCTGTGCCATAACATGCCATGATATGCATATTCAATCTGATGATCCACAGCAGCATCATTATCACCTCCGATATCCCATGACACGCCTCTGCCTTTCTTGTCATAACAAATAA
- a CDS encoding cytochrome C: MAKWNVLIALSLMLLSHAVQAASSSLPSHLDRQKLPYGCGSCHVGFDFRSGGGLDGCLTCHGSLQRRVKGSYRSSRELKDIESELKKNYRHPILESKGIHSSKERLPETDARTPRHADCVDCHSPHQVSSENRFAGIKGKQIGNIVADITKEYELCYRCHSDSANLPGLSTNKRIEFSTMNPSFHPVESEGRNLTVVSLLKPYREKRISPSEISTITCSDCHGNDDPAGPRGPHSSSYQHILRDNFSTRDNESESAFAYALCYRCHNRSSILGNESFKYHSQHIRGKQGGTASSGGTSCHTCHSSHGSTEYKYLLKFDTDVVSVSSSGMLKFNEKGMGAFRGECYLTCHGVDHNPKTY, encoded by the coding sequence ATGGCAAAATGGAATGTCTTAATTGCTCTGTCGCTGATGCTGCTAAGCCATGCTGTCCAGGCTGCCTCATCATCTCTGCCATCCCATTTGGATCGGCAAAAACTGCCGTATGGATGCGGGAGTTGTCATGTCGGCTTTGATTTTCGTAGTGGCGGAGGCCTTGATGGCTGTTTGACTTGTCATGGGAGCCTACAACGCAGAGTGAAAGGGAGCTATCGATCTAGCCGAGAATTAAAGGACATCGAATCAGAACTGAAAAAAAACTATCGCCATCCGATTCTCGAATCTAAAGGGATACATTCTAGTAAAGAGCGACTGCCGGAGACCGATGCCCGCACACCTCGGCATGCGGACTGTGTGGATTGCCATAGTCCCCATCAGGTTTCGAGTGAAAACAGATTTGCCGGGATCAAGGGCAAGCAGATTGGTAATATAGTTGCAGATATAACGAAAGAGTATGAATTATGTTATCGATGCCACTCCGATAGTGCGAACCTCCCCGGTCTTTCTACGAATAAGCGTATCGAGTTTTCCACTATGAACCCTTCTTTCCACCCAGTGGAGTCCGAAGGGCGGAATCTCACCGTTGTCAGTCTGTTGAAACCGTATCGCGAAAAACGTATCAGCCCGTCGGAGATTTCCACGATAACCTGCAGCGACTGTCATGGGAACGATGATCCTGCTGGTCCGCGTGGCCCCCATAGTTCCAGTTATCAGCATATCCTCAGGGACAATTTTTCAACGAGGGATAATGAGTCCGAAAGCGCTTTCGCCTATGCCCTCTGCTATCGTTGTCACAACCGGTCCAGTATCCTCGGGAATGAAAGTTTCAAATACCACTCCCAGCACATTCGAGGAAAGCAGGGTGGAACAGCCAGCAGCGGGGGGACATCCTGCCATACCTGCCACAGTTCCCATGGCAGTACGGAATATAAATACCTGCTCAAGTTCGATACCGATGTTGTTTCGGTAAGTTCCAGTGGTATGCTTAAATTCAACGAAAAAGGGATGGGTGCATTCAGAGGGGAATGTTATCTGACCTGCCACGGTGTTGACCACAATCCCAAAACATACTGA